Proteins co-encoded in one Streptomyces roseochromogenus subsp. oscitans DS 12.976 genomic window:
- a CDS encoding L,D-transpeptidase, with protein sequence MTDSKRRKGLVAASALLGGVLVLTACSGGGNKSSGSGSGDSSQAQADAAAAKKSSQAQITITPKDGSDNASINNSGTVTVTQGTLTGVTMTTEGGTAVAGQLSADKTSWKPSAQLDRSTTYKVSAEAKDSQGRIAHENASFTTVSPANSFIGSFTPDDGSTVGVGMPVSINFDKAITNKAAVQKGITVSTTSGQEVACHWFNANRMDCRPEQYWKAGSTVTLKLALDGVEGAPGVHGVQQKTVTFHIGRNQVSYVDAKTKQMKVTQDGKVVKTIPISAGSPEHTTYEGQMVISEKFTQTRMNGATVGFKDSDGKGEYDIKDVPHAMRLTSSGTFIHGNYWGAPSVFGSVNTSHGCVGLQDTKGAGDPNTPAAWFYGHSLIGDVVVVQNTGDKTVAPDNGLNGWNMDWAQWKAGSAV encoded by the coding sequence ATGACGGACAGTAAGCGGCGCAAGGGCCTGGTGGCCGCGTCCGCTCTGCTCGGCGGTGTGCTGGTGCTCACGGCCTGTTCCGGAGGCGGCAACAAGTCCTCCGGCAGCGGCAGTGGCGACTCCTCGCAGGCCCAGGCCGACGCGGCGGCGGCCAAGAAGTCCTCCCAGGCGCAGATCACGATCACGCCGAAGGACGGCTCCGACAACGCGTCGATCAACAACTCCGGCACCGTCACCGTCACCCAAGGCACCCTCACCGGCGTCACCATGACCACCGAGGGCGGCACAGCCGTCGCCGGTCAGCTCTCCGCCGACAAGACGAGCTGGAAGCCCAGCGCCCAGCTGGACCGCTCCACCACCTACAAGGTCTCCGCGGAGGCCAAGGACTCCCAGGGCCGCATAGCCCACGAGAACGCCTCCTTCACCACGGTCTCCCCCGCCAACAGCTTCATCGGCAGCTTCACCCCGGACGACGGCTCCACGGTCGGTGTCGGCATGCCGGTCTCGATCAACTTCGACAAGGCGATCACCAACAAGGCGGCCGTGCAGAAGGGCATCACGGTCAGCACCACCAGCGGCCAGGAGGTCGCCTGCCACTGGTTCAACGCCAACCGCATGGACTGCCGCCCGGAGCAGTACTGGAAGGCAGGCTCCACCGTCACGCTGAAGCTGGCCCTCGACGGCGTCGAGGGCGCGCCCGGTGTCCACGGCGTCCAGCAGAAGACGGTCACCTTCCACATCGGCCGCAACCAGGTCTCGTACGTCGACGCGAAGACCAAGCAGATGAAGGTCACGCAGGACGGCAAGGTCGTCAAGACCATCCCGATCTCCGCCGGCTCCCCCGAGCACACCACGTACGAGGGGCAGATGGTGATCTCCGAGAAGTTCACCCAGACCCGGATGAACGGCGCGACGGTGGGCTTCAAGGACTCCGACGGCAAGGGCGAGTACGACATCAAGGACGTGCCGCACGCGATGCGCCTGACCAGCTCCGGCACCTTCATCCACGGCAACTACTGGGGCGCGCCCTCCGTGTTCGGCAGCGTCAACACCAGCCACGGCTGTGTCGGCCTGCAGGACACCAAGGGCGCGGGCGACCCGAACACCCCGGCCGCCTGGTTCTACGGCCACTCCCTGATCGGCGACGTGGTGGTCGTCCAGAACACCGGCGACAAGACGGTCGCGCCGGACAACGGCCTCAACGGCTGGAACATGGACTGGGCCCAGTGGAAGGCCGGTTCGGCCGTCTGA
- a CDS encoding LPXTG cell wall anchor domain-containing protein: MSSARRPLLTATAAGTLLCALWFVPSANASQDSTTRADASDSSTTQITQVTQQARAVSQATAETAREAADDTQLADTGSIDTTPYVVGGTLFLGLGAGFVVYSVRRERMGF, translated from the coding sequence GTGTCATCCGCTCGCCGCCCGCTGCTGACCGCCACCGCCGCGGGCACCCTGCTCTGCGCGCTGTGGTTCGTCCCGTCCGCGAACGCCTCGCAGGACTCCACGACGAGAGCGGACGCGTCCGATTCCTCGACGACACAGATCACGCAGGTCACACAGCAGGCCAGGGCGGTGTCCCAGGCGACCGCGGAGACCGCGCGGGAGGCCGCGGACGACACCCAACTCGCCGACACCGGAAGCATCGACACCACGCCGTACGTCGTCGGCGGCACCCTCTTCCTCGGCCTGGGTGCCGGTTTCGTGGTCTACTCCGTGCGCCGCGAACGCATGGGCTTCTGA
- a CDS encoding S8 family serine peptidase: MTSPASAKPAEGAPTTASATASPLAAKTHVTLITGDRVALDARGRIVGLERAKGREHIPFQVRRTAGHTLVIPVDAARLVASGTLDQRLFDVTELNKSATRRAQKNGLKVIVGYTGSAAAAKADVRGAGKLRRSLTALDADAVQTPVQDTARLWHAVTHGDRTASGIAHVWLDGVRKASLDKSVPQIGAPVAWQAGYTGKGVKVAVLDTGVDTRHLDLKDQVIASRNFTSAADATDHYGHGTHVASIVAGTGATSGGKYKGVAPDAKILNGKVLDDTGSGDDSGILAGMEWAAAQGASVVNLSLGGTDTPGIDPLEAEVDKLSATKGILFAIAAGNDGPQSIGSPGSADAALTVGAVDKQDKLADFSSTGPRLGDGAVKPDVTAPGVDITAAAAKGSVIDQEVGEKPEGYLTISGTSMATPHVAGAAAILKQEHPDWGYAELKGALTGSAKGGNYTPYQQGSGRIAVDKAIKESVIADPVSVNFGTQAWPHTDDKPVTKKVTYRNLGDKDVTLTLSSSALDPKGHAAPAGFFTLGASKLTVPAHGKASVALTADTKLGGTLDGAYSAYVTATGAGQSVRTAAAVRREVESYDLTLKFIGRDGKPAKYYNADLTGVSGLANGTELGPYDPSGSVKVRVPRGTYILNSSVFVDRNGTKGADWIAQPKLTVAKRQTVTIDARKAKPVDVTVPAPGVTSRFAAPGYAVTIGGNQYGYNWILDSYQGFRSAHLGPQLPAGQLFQQWDGHWTKGTSEQYDVTSGGPVRKLATGYTQHYKASELATVKARLGASASGKTGSISAAGWLPGSMGASSIDVAQKLPGTRTLHLSAGGGVLWDLDFTQYGGFDQDGFPVPDAGYSLGESSFRAGHTYTKTVGTAVFGPHVGKDLGLFRTGNEIYGSLPLFADSAQHAGYSDFSSVHTTLYRDGAEAGANDDPLFGEATFKVPAGAAAYKLTTSVQRAAKVAQASSRIDATWTFHSQQVSGAPVQLPASVLRYGITTGLDSRVPAGRTVTFPVTVEGSAAGGNLKSLTVYVSYDGKTFQKADVRGGRITVKNPAKGQSLTLRSQITDKQGNTSEITIYDAYFGK, from the coding sequence ATGACCAGCCCGGCGTCGGCGAAGCCCGCGGAGGGCGCCCCGACCACCGCCTCCGCCACCGCCTCCCCGCTCGCCGCGAAGACCCATGTCACCCTGATCACCGGTGACCGGGTCGCCCTCGACGCCAGGGGCCGGATCGTCGGCCTGGAGCGGGCCAAGGGCCGTGAGCACATACCCTTCCAGGTCCGCAGGACCGCCGGCCACACGCTCGTCATCCCGGTCGACGCGGCCCGCCTGGTGGCCTCCGGCACGCTGGACCAGCGCCTGTTCGACGTCACCGAGCTGAACAAGTCCGCCACCCGCAGGGCCCAGAAGAACGGCCTGAAGGTCATCGTCGGCTACACCGGCTCCGCCGCGGCCGCCAAGGCGGACGTCCGGGGCGCGGGCAAGCTGCGCCGCAGCCTGACCGCGCTCGACGCCGACGCCGTGCAGACGCCGGTCCAGGACACCGCCCGGCTGTGGCACGCCGTCACCCACGGCGACCGGACCGCCTCCGGCATTGCGCACGTCTGGCTCGACGGCGTCCGCAAGGCATCCCTGGACAAGTCCGTGCCCCAGATCGGCGCCCCCGTCGCGTGGCAGGCCGGCTACACCGGCAAGGGCGTGAAGGTCGCCGTCCTGGACACCGGTGTGGACACCCGTCACCTCGACCTCAAGGACCAGGTGATCGCGTCCAGGAACTTCACCTCCGCCGCCGACGCCACCGACCACTACGGGCACGGCACCCACGTCGCCTCCATCGTGGCGGGCACCGGCGCCACATCGGGCGGCAAGTACAAGGGGGTCGCCCCCGACGCCAAGATCCTCAACGGCAAGGTCCTGGACGACACCGGATCCGGTGACGACTCCGGCATCCTCGCCGGCATGGAGTGGGCCGCCGCGCAGGGCGCGAGCGTCGTCAACCTGAGCCTCGGCGGCACCGACACCCCCGGCATCGACCCCCTCGAAGCCGAGGTCGACAAGCTCTCCGCCACCAAGGGCATCCTGTTCGCGATCGCCGCGGGCAACGACGGCCCGCAGTCGATCGGTTCGCCGGGCAGCGCGGACGCCGCGCTCACCGTCGGCGCCGTCGACAAGCAGGACAAGCTCGCCGACTTCTCCTCCACCGGCCCGCGCCTCGGTGACGGCGCCGTCAAGCCGGACGTCACCGCGCCCGGCGTGGACATCACCGCGGCCGCCGCCAAGGGCAGCGTCATCGACCAGGAGGTCGGCGAGAAGCCCGAGGGTTACCTGACCATCTCCGGCACCTCGATGGCCACCCCGCATGTCGCGGGCGCCGCCGCGATCCTGAAGCAGGAGCACCCCGACTGGGGCTACGCCGAGCTGAAGGGCGCGCTGACCGGCTCTGCGAAGGGCGGCAACTACACGCCGTACCAGCAGGGTTCGGGTCGTATCGCGGTGGACAAGGCCATCAAGGAGTCCGTGATCGCCGACCCGGTGTCGGTCAACTTCGGGACGCAGGCGTGGCCGCACACCGACGACAAGCCGGTCACCAAGAAGGTCACATACCGCAACCTCGGCGACAAGGACGTCACGCTCACCCTGAGCAGCAGCGCCCTCGACCCCAAGGGCCACGCGGCCCCAGCGGGCTTCTTCACGCTCGGCGCGAGCAAACTGACGGTCCCGGCCCACGGCAAGGCCTCCGTCGCCCTCACCGCCGACACCAAGCTGGGCGGCACCCTCGACGGCGCCTACTCCGCGTACGTCACCGCGACCGGCGCCGGCCAGAGTGTCCGCACGGCCGCCGCGGTGCGGCGCGAGGTGGAGTCGTACGACCTCACACTGAAGTTCATCGGCCGTGACGGCAAGCCGGCCAAGTACTACAACGCCGACCTCACCGGTGTGTCCGGGCTCGCGAACGGCACGGAGCTGGGCCCGTACGACCCGTCCGGCTCGGTGAAGGTGCGCGTGCCCAGGGGCACGTACATCCTCAACTCCTCGGTCTTCGTGGACCGGAACGGCACCAAGGGCGCCGACTGGATCGCCCAGCCGAAGCTGACCGTCGCCAAGAGGCAGACCGTCACCATCGACGCGCGCAAGGCCAAGCCGGTGGATGTCACCGTCCCCGCCCCGGGCGTGACGTCGCGGTTCGCCGCGCCGGGGTACGCCGTCACGATCGGCGGCAACCAGTACGGCTACAACTGGATCCTGGACTCGTACCAGGGCTTCCGCAGCGCCCACCTCGGCCCGCAACTGCCCGCCGGCCAGCTGTTCCAGCAGTGGGACGGCCACTGGACCAAGGGCACGAGCGAGCAGTACGACGTCACCTCCGGCGGCCCCGTCAGGAAGCTCGCCACCGGCTACACCCAGCACTACAAGGCGAGTGAGCTGGCCACCGTCAAGGCCCGGCTCGGTGCCTCCGCGAGCGGCAAGACCGGCTCGATCAGCGCCGCGGGCTGGCTGCCCGGCAGCATGGGCGCCTCCTCCATCGACGTGGCGCAGAAGCTGCCCGGCACCCGCACCCTGCACCTGTCCGCCGGCGGCGGGGTCCTGTGGGACCTGGACTTCACCCAGTACGGCGGCTTTGACCAGGACGGATTCCCGGTTCCCGACGCGGGGTACTCGCTCGGCGAGTCCTCCTTCAGAGCCGGCCACACCTACACGAAGACGGTCGGCACCGCCGTCTTCGGCCCGCACGTCGGCAAGGACCTCGGTCTCTTCCGCACCGGCAACGAGATCTACGGCTCACTGCCGCTGTTCGCCGACTCCGCGCAGCACGCCGGGTACTCGGACTTCAGCTCGGTGCACACGACCCTGTACCGCGACGGTGCCGAGGCCGGCGCCAACGACGACCCGCTGTTCGGCGAGGCGACGTTCAAGGTCCCGGCCGGCGCGGCCGCGTACAAGCTGACCACCTCGGTCCAGCGCGCGGCGAAGGTCGCCCAGGCCTCCTCCCGGATCGACGCGACCTGGACCTTCCACTCCCAGCAGGTGTCCGGCGCCCCCGTCCAGCTCCCGGCCTCCGTGCTGCGCTACGGCATCACGACCGGCCTGGACAGCCGGGTCCCGGCCGGCCGGACGGTCACCTTCCCGGTCACCGTCGAGGGCTCGGCGGCGGGCGGCAACCTCAAGTCGCTCACCGTGTACGTGTCCTACGACGGCAAGACCTTCCAGAAGGCCGACGTCCGCGGCGGCAGGATCACAGTGAAGAACCCGGCGAAGGGCCAGTCCCTCACCCTCCGCTCCCAGATCACCGACAAGCAGGGCAACACGTCGGAGATCACGATCTACGACGCGTACTTCGGCAAGTGA
- the hutH gene encoding histidine ammonia-lyase, translated as MHTVVVGTSGVTASDVLAVARGGARIELSAEAVAALAAAREIVDALAAKPEPVYGVSTGFGALATRHISQELRAQLQRNIVRSHAAGMGPRVEREVVRALMFLRLKTVCSGHTGVRPEVAQTMADVLNAGITPVVHEYGSLGCSGDLAPLSHCALTLMGEGDAEGSDGVVRPAGELLAAHGIKPVELREKEGLALLNGTDGMLGMLIMALADLDTLYKSADVTAALSLEALLGTAKVLAPELHAIRPHPGQGASAANMLAVLKGSGLTGHHQDDAPRVQDAYSVRCAPQVAGAGRDTVAYARLVAERELASAVDNPVVLPDGRVESNGNFHGAPVAYVLDFLAIAAADLGSIAERRTDRLLDKNRSHGLPPFLADDAGVDSGLMIAQYTQAALVSEMKRLAVPASADSIPSSAMQEDHVSMGWSAARKLRTAVGNLTRIIAIELYAATRAIELREGLTPAPASQAVIEAARAAGVRGPGPDRFLAPDLAAADAFVRGGHLVAAVETVTGPLQ; from the coding sequence GCGGCGGCCCGGGAGATCGTGGACGCCCTGGCGGCCAAGCCGGAGCCGGTCTACGGCGTCTCCACCGGCTTCGGAGCCCTGGCGACCCGGCACATCAGCCAGGAGCTGCGCGCCCAGCTGCAGCGCAACATCGTCCGCTCGCACGCCGCCGGGATGGGGCCGCGGGTGGAGCGGGAAGTCGTACGGGCGCTGATGTTCCTGCGGCTGAAGACCGTCTGCTCGGGGCACACGGGCGTGCGGCCCGAGGTCGCGCAGACCATGGCGGACGTGCTGAACGCCGGGATCACCCCGGTCGTGCACGAGTACGGCTCCCTCGGCTGCTCCGGCGACCTGGCCCCGCTCTCCCACTGCGCCCTCACGCTCATGGGCGAGGGTGACGCGGAAGGGTCCGACGGGGTCGTACGGCCCGCCGGCGAGCTGCTCGCCGCGCACGGGATCAAGCCCGTCGAGCTGCGTGAGAAGGAGGGCCTCGCCCTGCTCAACGGCACCGACGGCATGCTCGGCATGCTGATCATGGCGCTCGCCGACCTCGACACCCTCTACAAGTCCGCCGACGTCACCGCGGCCCTCAGCCTGGAGGCGCTGCTCGGTACCGCCAAGGTGCTCGCGCCCGAACTGCACGCCATCCGGCCGCATCCGGGCCAGGGCGCCTCCGCCGCCAACATGCTGGCCGTGCTGAAGGGTTCCGGCCTGACCGGGCACCACCAGGACGACGCCCCGCGTGTCCAGGACGCCTACTCGGTGCGCTGTGCCCCGCAGGTCGCCGGTGCCGGACGCGACACCGTCGCGTACGCCCGGCTGGTCGCCGAGAGGGAGCTCGCCTCCGCGGTCGACAACCCCGTGGTGCTGCCCGACGGCCGCGTGGAGTCCAACGGCAACTTCCATGGCGCGCCCGTCGCGTACGTCCTGGACTTCCTCGCCATCGCCGCCGCCGACCTCGGCTCCATCGCCGAGCGCCGTACGGACCGGCTGCTGGACAAGAACCGCAGCCACGGCCTTCCGCCGTTCCTCGCCGATGACGCGGGTGTCGACTCCGGCCTGATGATCGCCCAGTACACGCAGGCCGCGCTGGTCAGTGAGATGAAGCGGCTGGCCGTACCGGCTTCCGCGGACTCCATTCCGTCCTCTGCCATGCAGGAGGACCATGTGTCCATGGGCTGGTCGGCCGCGCGCAAGCTGCGCACCGCCGTCGGCAACCTCACCCGGATCATCGCCATCGAGCTGTACGCCGCCACCCGCGCCATAGAGCTGCGCGAGGGCCTCACCCCGGCGCCCGCCTCCCAGGCCGTCATCGAGGCCGCGCGCGCCGCCGGTGTGCGGGGCCCGGGCCCGGACCGGTTCCTGGCGCCCGATCTGGCCGCCGCCGACGCGTTCGTGCGCGGCGGCCACCTCGTCGCCGCGGTGGAGACGGTCACCGGCCCGCTGCAGTGA